From Streptomyces yatensis, one genomic window encodes:
- a CDS encoding transcriptional regulator, translating to MEPNTLLDSVLDEAGVSHAGLAAHVNEAGRARGMKLRYEHTAVARWLKGQRPRGQVPDLICEVLGERLHRALTLDDIGLGTPGSRRGPATPLSGFVESATALWRSDEQQRPHVVEAPAVTGTPAVIPVWEWENPPEDSDVSRRGLTRVSMTDIETLRAARAHYEQMYRKAGGVATRTRVVGFLNSEAAPLLRGSYADDTGRQLHRATGGLVAIAGICAYDSNTHGLAQRYFHQALRLAKASGDRGLGAYVIALLVNQSLFMKEYRQAVAFAESALRAAGSQITPALAADLYAMQAKAYARLGDGAGALSCIRRAETAADRIRPGQEPDETGYVQPGLVNVQVAEALLSLGDLGGAREHATAAVGTPAHDRGRVHRLAMLTHIELRQGDVDRAGATAVEMTERARGMESQRLRDRLRAVREHLAASGSAATAEAAALIDGALRVPL from the coding sequence ATGGAGCCCAACACACTGCTCGACTCCGTGCTCGACGAGGCCGGAGTCTCCCACGCCGGACTGGCCGCGCATGTCAATGAGGCAGGCCGGGCCCGGGGGATGAAGCTGCGGTATGAGCACACCGCGGTGGCCCGGTGGCTGAAGGGCCAGCGGCCGCGCGGCCAGGTGCCCGACCTCATCTGCGAGGTGCTGGGCGAGCGGCTGCACCGCGCCCTCACCCTGGACGACATCGGCCTCGGCACCCCCGGCAGCCGCCGGGGGCCCGCCACCCCGCTGTCCGGATTCGTCGAGAGCGCCACCGCGCTGTGGCGCTCCGACGAACAGCAGCGCCCGCATGTCGTCGAGGCCCCGGCGGTCACCGGCACCCCCGCCGTCATCCCGGTGTGGGAGTGGGAGAACCCTCCCGAGGACTCCGATGTCTCCCGGCGCGGTCTGACCCGCGTCAGCATGACCGACATCGAGACGCTGCGCGCCGCCCGCGCCCACTACGAGCAGATGTACCGCAAGGCCGGCGGCGTCGCGACCCGGACCCGGGTGGTGGGGTTCCTCAACTCCGAGGCCGCACCGCTGCTGCGCGGCAGCTACGCCGACGACACCGGCCGCCAGCTGCACCGGGCGACCGGCGGCCTGGTGGCCATCGCCGGGATCTGCGCGTACGACTCCAATACGCACGGCCTGGCCCAGCGCTACTTCCACCAGGCGCTGCGGCTCGCCAAGGCCAGCGGCGACCGCGGCCTGGGGGCCTATGTCATAGCGCTGCTGGTCAACCAGTCCCTCTTCATGAAGGAGTACCGGCAGGCGGTCGCCTTCGCCGAATCGGCGCTGCGCGCCGCGGGCTCGCAGATCACCCCCGCGCTCGCCGCCGACCTCTACGCCATGCAGGCCAAGGCGTACGCCCGGCTCGGCGACGGCGCCGGGGCGCTGTCCTGCATTCGGCGCGCCGAGACCGCCGCCGACCGGATCAGACCGGGCCAGGAGCCCGACGAGACCGGCTATGTCCAGCCGGGTCTGGTGAACGTCCAGGTGGCCGAGGCGTTGCTGAGCCTCGGCGACCTCGGTGGCGCCCGCGAGCACGCCACCGCCGCGGTCGGCACCCCCGCGCACGACCGGGGCCGGGTGCACCGGCTCGCCATGCTCACCCATATCGAGCTGCGTCAGGGCGACGTGGACCGGGCGGGCGCCACGGCGGTGGAGATGACCGAGCGGGCGCGGGGCATGGAGTCCCAGCGGTTACGCGACCGGTTGCGGGCGGTACGGGAGCACCTCGCGGCCAGCGGAAGCGCCGCGACGGCCGAGGCCGCCGCGCTCATCGACGGGGCTCTGCGCGTCCCTCTGTGA
- a CDS encoding PP2C family protein-serine/threonine phosphatase → MIGTSAVGGAFVRKARSLREVTRVVPCLWVLGALCWALLNPHHTEVVTLLAAAPAIACASSGRRRCIVLLGGAGLLLALAPPTALEADGDGKEPHAALVTCCAVLGVAVACYFTAGRKLRLVRELEQLREVATAAQDVVLRPLPARLEGIELAGGHLSASRGAAVGGDLYEALATPYGVRVIIGDVRGHGLAAIGTVAAVLGSFREAAHEEPLLSGVLRRLDRALERHLRARASGECPLDSHVDEEFVTVLLMEVGADGEVTALNCGHPWPYRLYEQPVGPAMARQTAPGEVLPPLGLFPLPAELPTARWSPLGVGDTLVLHTDGAEDVRDAHGTFFPLRRALSEAAGPGPLVPAAVVAGVRSALLRHTGGRLADDVALLALRYDRCPLSATTTLTLPAADAHRG, encoded by the coding sequence ATGATCGGGACATCGGCAGTCGGCGGCGCGTTCGTACGGAAGGCACGGAGTCTGCGGGAGGTCACCCGCGTGGTCCCCTGTCTGTGGGTGCTCGGCGCCCTCTGCTGGGCCCTGCTGAACCCGCATCACACCGAGGTCGTCACGCTCCTCGCCGCGGCACCCGCCATCGCCTGCGCGAGCAGCGGCCGCCGCAGATGCATCGTGCTGCTCGGCGGCGCCGGCCTGCTGTTGGCCCTCGCGCCTCCGACCGCCCTGGAGGCCGACGGCGACGGGAAGGAGCCGCACGCCGCCCTGGTCACCTGCTGCGCCGTCCTCGGCGTGGCCGTCGCCTGCTATTTCACAGCGGGCCGCAAGCTGCGGCTGGTGCGCGAACTGGAACAGCTCCGGGAGGTGGCCACCGCCGCGCAGGACGTGGTGTTGCGGCCGCTCCCGGCCCGGCTGGAGGGCATCGAGCTGGCCGGCGGCCATCTCTCGGCCAGCCGGGGCGCCGCCGTCGGGGGCGATCTCTACGAGGCGCTGGCCACCCCATACGGCGTGCGCGTCATCATCGGCGATGTGCGCGGGCACGGCCTCGCCGCGATCGGCACCGTCGCCGCCGTCCTCGGCAGCTTCCGCGAGGCCGCCCATGAGGAGCCCCTGCTCAGCGGCGTGCTGCGCCGGCTCGACCGCGCCCTGGAGCGCCATCTGCGGGCACGCGCGAGCGGGGAGTGTCCGCTGGACAGCCATGTGGACGAGGAGTTCGTGACCGTCCTGCTGATGGAGGTGGGTGCGGACGGCGAGGTGACCGCGCTCAACTGCGGCCACCCCTGGCCGTACCGCCTCTACGAACAGCCGGTGGGCCCGGCCATGGCCCGGCAGACCGCGCCCGGCGAGGTGCTGCCGCCGCTCGGCCTCTTCCCGCTGCCCGCCGAGCTTCCCACCGCCCGCTGGAGCCCGCTGGGCGTCGGCGACACGCTGGTGCTGCACACCGACGGCGCCGAGGACGTGCGCGACGCCCACGGCACGTTCTTCCCCCTGCGCCGCGCCCTGTCCGAGGCCGCGGGCCCCGGGCCGCTCGTCCCCGCGGCGGTCGTGGCGGGGGTGCGCTCGGCGCTGCTGCGCCACACCGGCGGCCGGCTCGCCGACGACGTCGCGTTGCTCGCGCTGCGCTACGACCGCTGCCCGCTGTCCGCCACCACGACCCTCACCCTCCCGGCGGCCGACGCCCACCGGGGCTAG
- the pheT gene encoding phenylalanine--tRNA ligase subunit beta, with translation MRVPLSWLREYVDLPAGETGRDVQAKLVSAGLEVETVEQLGAGLKGPLVVGQVLAIEELEGFKKPIRYCQVDVGQANGTGEQQNIVCGATNFAVGDKVVVVLPGAELPGGFAISARKTYGKTSGGMICSASELGMSDDHDGIIVLPPEYEVGTDAIELLELVDEVLDIAVTPDRGYCLSMRGVARETATAYELPLRDPALIDVPAPNSHGHPVQVADPIGCDRFTARTVTGLDPEARSPIWLQRRLQKAGMRPVSLAVDITNYVMLEIGQPLHAYDRTRINGAIGVRRAEPGEKLTTLDGSQRVLDAEDLVITDESGPIGLAGVMGGANTEIADVAEDAGTGQSAGTTEVVIEAAHFAPVSVARTARRHKLSSEASRRFERGVDPEATSAAAQRTVDLLVLLAGGTAEVGVTEIVAPSAPHTITLPADHPDKVAGVSYGRETVVRRLQQIGCDVYGADDLTLTVPSWRPDLTDPNDLAEEVIRLEGYENLPSTLPRPPAGRGLTERQRLHRRVGRALAGAGYVEALNYPFLGEEVLDQFGLAADDPRRDLVRLVNPLSDAEPALRTTLLPGLLAALRRNAGRGEHDLALFETGLVFRATGHEPAAATLPVDRRPTDEEIAGLNAALPHQPRRVAVVLAGDREQAGWWGKGTPVSWADAVEAGRIVAREAGAELIVRQDQQDPWHPGRCAALLAVVDGEEILVGNAGELHPRVTKALGLAERTCAMEIDLDRLQQAGTGRVEAPHVSTFPVATQDVALIVDASVAAADVETALREGAGELLESLRLFDVFTGEQLGEGRKSLAYALRFRAPDRTLTAEEIATSRDAAVAAAADRTGATLRGA, from the coding sequence ATGCGGGTCCCGCTTTCTTGGCTGCGGGAGTACGTCGACCTGCCCGCCGGTGAGACCGGCCGTGACGTACAGGCCAAACTCGTCTCGGCCGGGCTCGAGGTCGAGACGGTCGAGCAGCTCGGCGCCGGCCTCAAGGGCCCCCTGGTCGTCGGCCAGGTGCTGGCCATCGAGGAGCTGGAGGGGTTCAAGAAGCCCATCCGCTACTGCCAGGTGGATGTCGGGCAGGCCAACGGTACGGGGGAGCAGCAGAACATCGTCTGCGGCGCCACGAACTTCGCCGTCGGCGACAAGGTCGTGGTCGTGCTGCCCGGCGCCGAACTGCCCGGCGGCTTCGCGATCTCCGCGCGCAAGACCTACGGCAAGACCTCCGGGGGCATGATCTGCTCCGCCAGTGAGCTGGGCATGTCCGACGACCACGACGGCATCATCGTCCTGCCGCCGGAGTACGAGGTCGGCACCGACGCCATCGAGCTGCTGGAGCTGGTCGACGAGGTCCTCGACATCGCCGTCACCCCGGACCGGGGCTACTGCCTGTCGATGCGCGGTGTCGCCCGCGAGACCGCGACCGCCTACGAGCTGCCGCTGCGCGACCCGGCCCTGATCGACGTGCCCGCGCCCAACAGCCACGGCCACCCGGTCCAGGTAGCCGACCCGATCGGCTGCGACCGCTTCACCGCCCGCACCGTCACCGGGCTCGACCCCGAGGCGCGCTCCCCGATCTGGCTCCAGCGCCGGCTGCAGAAGGCCGGGATGCGCCCGGTCTCGCTCGCGGTCGACATCACCAACTACGTGATGCTCGAAATCGGCCAGCCGCTGCACGCCTACGACCGCACCCGGATCAACGGGGCGATCGGCGTGCGCCGCGCGGAGCCGGGCGAGAAGCTCACCACCCTCGACGGCAGCCAGCGCGTCCTGGACGCCGAGGACCTCGTCATCACCGACGAGAGCGGGCCCATCGGCCTCGCCGGTGTGATGGGCGGCGCCAACACCGAGATCGCGGACGTGGCCGAGGATGCCGGGACCGGCCAGTCGGCGGGCACCACCGAGGTCGTCATCGAGGCGGCCCACTTCGCCCCCGTCTCGGTCGCCCGCACCGCCCGCCGCCACAAGCTGTCCTCCGAGGCGTCCCGCCGGTTCGAGCGCGGCGTCGACCCCGAGGCCACCTCGGCGGCGGCGCAGCGCACCGTCGACCTGCTGGTGCTGCTCGCGGGCGGCACCGCCGAGGTGGGCGTCACCGAGATCGTCGCGCCCAGCGCCCCGCACACCATCACGCTGCCCGCCGACCACCCGGACAAGGTCGCGGGCGTGTCCTACGGCCGCGAGACCGTGGTGCGCCGGCTGCAGCAGATCGGCTGCGATGTCTACGGCGCCGACGACCTCACCCTCACCGTCCCCAGCTGGCGGCCCGACCTCACCGACCCCAACGACCTGGCCGAGGAGGTCATCCGGCTCGAGGGGTACGAGAACCTCCCCTCGACGCTGCCCCGGCCGCCCGCCGGGCGCGGGCTGACCGAGCGTCAGCGGCTGCACCGCCGGGTCGGCCGGGCGCTGGCCGGGGCCGGCTACGTCGAGGCGCTGAACTACCCGTTCCTCGGCGAAGAGGTCCTCGACCAGTTCGGGCTGGCCGCCGATGACCCGCGGCGCGATCTGGTCCGGCTGGTCAACCCGCTGTCGGACGCCGAGCCCGCGCTCCGCACCACGCTGCTGCCCGGGCTGCTCGCCGCGCTGCGCCGCAACGCCGGGCGCGGCGAGCACGACCTCGCGCTCTTCGAGACGGGCCTGGTGTTCCGCGCCACCGGCCACGAGCCGGCCGCGGCCACCCTGCCCGTCGACCGCCGCCCCACCGACGAGGAGATCGCCGGGCTCAACGCCGCGCTGCCGCACCAGCCGCGCCGCGTCGCCGTCGTCCTCGCGGGCGACCGTGAGCAGGCTGGCTGGTGGGGCAAGGGCACACCCGTGAGCTGGGCCGACGCGGTCGAGGCGGGCCGGATCGTGGCCCGCGAGGCGGGGGCCGAGCTGATCGTCCGCCAGGACCAGCAGGACCCCTGGCACCCGGGCCGCTGCGCCGCGCTGCTGGCCGTCGTCGACGGCGAGGAGATCCTCGTCGGCAACGCCGGTGAACTCCACCCGCGGGTCACCAAGGCCCTGGGCCTGGCCGAGCGCACCTGCGCGATGGAGATCGACCTCGACCGCCTGCAGCAGGCCGGCACCGGCCGCGTGGAGGCCCCCCACGTCTCCACCTTCCCGGTGGCCACCCAGGACGTCGCACTGATCGTGGACGCCTCGGTCGCCGCGGCCGATGTGGAGACGGCGCTGCGCGAGGGCGCGGGCGAACTGCTCGAATCCCTCCGCCTGTTCGACGTCTTCACCGGTGAGCAGCTCGGCGAGGGCAGGAAGTCCCTGGCCTACGCGCTGCGCTTCCGCGCCCCGGACCGCACGCTGACCGCCGAGGAGATCGCGACCTCCCGCGACGCCGCGGTGGCCGCGGCCGCGGACCGCACCGGCGCGACGCTGCGCGGGGCCTGA
- the pheS gene encoding phenylalanine--tRNA ligase subunit alpha, translating to MSAPNKSYDPVEVEALKPEEIARRRDEALAAIAAAGDLEALREVKVAHTGDRSPLALANREIGALPPHAKADAGKRVGQARGQVNQALKARQEELEAERDARVLVEEAVDVTLPYDRTPAGARHPITTLSERIEDVFVAMGYEVAEGPEVEAEWFNFDALNFPPDHPAREMQDTFFVRGAKDGESSGVVLRTHTSPVQIRSMIDREPPIYVICPGRTFRTDELDATHTPVFSQVELLAIDEGLTMADLKGTLDHMVRALFGEGMTTRLRPNFFPFTEPSAEMDMLCYVCRGESVGNPDRPCRTCSSEGWIELGGCGMVNPRVLIACGVDPDRYSGFAFGFGIERMLMFRHNVEDMRDMVEGDVRFTRPFGMEI from the coding sequence ATGTCGGCACCCAATAAGTCGTACGACCCTGTCGAGGTCGAGGCACTGAAACCGGAAGAGATCGCCCGCAGGCGGGACGAGGCGCTCGCCGCCATCGCCGCGGCCGGTGACCTCGAGGCGCTGCGCGAGGTGAAGGTCGCCCACACCGGCGACCGCTCGCCGCTGGCGCTGGCCAACCGCGAGATCGGCGCCCTGCCACCGCACGCCAAGGCGGACGCGGGCAAGCGCGTCGGCCAGGCCCGCGGCCAGGTCAACCAGGCGCTGAAGGCCCGGCAGGAGGAGCTGGAGGCGGAGCGTGACGCCCGGGTGCTGGTCGAGGAGGCGGTGGACGTCACCCTTCCGTACGACCGCACCCCGGCCGGCGCCCGCCACCCGATCACCACGCTCTCCGAGCGCATCGAGGACGTCTTCGTCGCGATGGGCTACGAGGTCGCCGAGGGCCCCGAGGTGGAGGCCGAGTGGTTCAACTTCGACGCGCTCAACTTCCCGCCCGACCACCCCGCCCGCGAGATGCAGGACACCTTCTTCGTGCGCGGCGCGAAGGACGGCGAGTCGTCCGGTGTGGTGCTGCGCACCCACACCTCGCCGGTGCAGATCCGGTCGATGATCGACCGCGAGCCGCCCATCTATGTGATCTGCCCGGGCCGCACTTTCCGCACCGATGAGCTGGACGCCACCCACACCCCCGTCTTCAGCCAGGTCGAGCTGCTCGCCATCGACGAGGGCCTGACCATGGCCGACCTCAAGGGCACGCTCGACCACATGGTGCGGGCGCTGTTCGGGGAGGGCATGACCACCCGGCTGCGGCCGAACTTCTTCCCGTTCACCGAGCCGTCCGCCGAGATGGACATGCTCTGCTACGTGTGCCGGGGCGAGTCCGTGGGCAACCCCGACCGGCCCTGCCGCACCTGCTCCAGCGAGGGCTGGATCGAGCTGGGCGGCTGCGGGATGGTCAACCCGCGGGTGCTCATCGCCTGCGGTGTCGACCCGGACAGGTACAGCGGGTTCGCCTTCGGCTTCGGCATCGAGCGGATGCTGATGTTCCGGCACAACGTGGAAGACATGCGAGACATGGTCGAGGGTGACGTGCGCTTCACCCGGCCCTTCGGGATGGAGATCTGA
- a CDS encoding sensor histidine kinase, which translates to MDVRTSGARAADAHAPGAGPPGAGSPGAGPTGAGPPGVGRDLSSTGPGPGLPGGAPDGFAPHPDDLPDGLVVADETGLVTCFNAAAARITATDPADAIGRRLEVALPLEDLDGRRWWTLTDPYGGLAIRAGQPERNLLLPGGREVLVSARYVRERPTGPVRRVVVCLRGTEARRRTERSHAELIATVAHELRSPLTSVKGFTATLLAKWERFTDDQKRLMLETVDADANRVTRLIAELLDISRIDSGRLEVRRQPVDLAAAVRRHVQALTAAGHTAERFLIRSRGPLPRLWADPDKIDQVLGNLLENAVRHGEGTVTIDIAPATPAKPVVEGPPVERTAVTVSDEGPGIPEESMSRVFTRFWRGSKRGGTGLGLYIVKGIVEAHGGTITVDRARGGGAEFRFILPVGTPAYLA; encoded by the coding sequence ATGGACGTCAGGACCTCCGGCGCCAGGGCGGCCGACGCCCATGCGCCCGGAGCGGGGCCGCCCGGAGCAGGGTCGCCCGGAGCAGGGCCGACCGGAGCGGGGCCGCCCGGCGTGGGGCGCGACCTCTCGTCCACCGGGCCGGGCCCCGGCCTGCCCGGCGGTGCGCCGGACGGATTCGCGCCGCACCCCGACGATCTGCCCGACGGCCTGGTGGTGGCCGACGAGACCGGCCTGGTCACGTGCTTCAACGCGGCGGCGGCCCGGATCACCGCCACCGACCCCGCGGACGCGATCGGCCGCCGGCTCGAGGTGGCCCTGCCGTTAGAGGACCTGGACGGCCGGCGCTGGTGGACGCTGACCGATCCGTATGGCGGGCTGGCCATCCGCGCCGGTCAGCCCGAGCGGAATCTGCTGCTCCCGGGCGGCCGCGAGGTGCTGGTCTCGGCCCGCTACGTACGCGAGCGCCCGACCGGCCCGGTGCGCCGGGTGGTCGTCTGTCTGCGCGGCACCGAGGCCCGCCGCCGCACCGAGCGCAGCCATGCCGAGCTGATCGCGACCGTCGCCCATGAGCTGCGCTCGCCGCTGACGTCCGTGAAGGGGTTCACGGCCACCCTGCTGGCCAAATGGGAGCGGTTCACCGACGACCAGAAGCGGCTGATGCTGGAGACCGTCGACGCCGACGCCAACCGGGTCACCCGGCTGATCGCCGAGCTGCTGGACATCTCCCGGATCGACTCCGGCCGGCTGGAGGTGCGCCGCCAGCCCGTCGACCTCGCCGCCGCCGTCCGCCGCCATGTGCAGGCGCTCACCGCGGCCGGGCACACCGCCGAGCGGTTCCTGATCAGGTCCAGGGGGCCGCTGCCCAGGCTGTGGGCCGATCCGGACAAGATCGATCAGGTGCTGGGCAACCTGCTGGAAAACGCGGTGCGCCACGGCGAGGGAACGGTCACCATTGACATAGCGCCCGCGACACCGGCCAAGCCGGTCGTGGAAGGCCCCCCTGTCGAAAGGACCGCCGTCACCGTGAGCGACGAAGGCCCCGGTATCCCGGAGGAGTCGATGAGCCGCGTCTTCACCCGCTTCTGGCGGGGCAGCAAGCGCGGCGGCACCGGCCTCGGGCTCTACATCGTCAAGGGCATCGTCGAGGCGCACGGCGGGACGATCACCGTCGACCGGGCCCGCGGCGGCGGCGCGGAGTTCCGATTTATCCTGCCCGTGGGCACCCCGGCCTATCTGGCCTGA
- a CDS encoding TrmH family RNA methyltransferase, translating to MAAPELTSLKSPRVTAARRLAKRSFRGKERRFIVEGPQAVREAIAHLVEVYATPEAAERHADILAAARAANLPVLTASDEVIAEMSDTVTPQGVVGLCRFLDSPFEEILRTRPRLVAVLANVRDPGNAGTVLRCADAAGADAVVLTDASVDPYNPKAVRASVGSLFHLPVAVGVPVERAVSGLREAGARVLAADGAGERDLDSELDDGLLGAPTAWIFGNEAWGLPEATRALADEVVRVPIHGRAESLNLATAAAVCLYASARAQRAPAGCRSVTST from the coding sequence ATGGCCGCTCCCGAGCTGACCTCCCTCAAATCGCCGCGTGTCACCGCCGCCCGGCGGCTTGCCAAGCGCAGCTTCCGCGGGAAGGAGCGGCGGTTCATCGTCGAGGGGCCGCAGGCCGTACGGGAGGCCATCGCGCACCTCGTGGAGGTGTACGCCACCCCCGAGGCCGCCGAGCGCCACGCGGACATCCTCGCCGCCGCCCGCGCCGCGAACCTTCCCGTGCTCACCGCGTCCGACGAGGTCATCGCGGAGATGTCGGACACCGTCACGCCCCAGGGCGTCGTCGGGCTGTGCCGCTTCCTCGACTCGCCGTTCGAGGAGATCCTGCGCACCCGGCCGAGGCTCGTCGCCGTCCTCGCCAACGTCCGCGACCCCGGCAATGCCGGGACCGTGCTGCGGTGCGCCGACGCCGCCGGGGCGGACGCCGTCGTACTGACGGACGCCTCCGTGGACCCCTACAACCCCAAGGCCGTCCGCGCATCCGTCGGCTCCCTCTTCCATCTCCCCGTCGCCGTCGGGGTGCCCGTCGAGCGTGCGGTGAGCGGGCTGCGGGAGGCCGGGGCGCGGGTGCTGGCCGCGGACGGGGCGGGGGAGCGGGACCTGGACTCCGAGCTGGACGACGGACTGCTGGGCGCCCCCACCGCCTGGATCTTCGGCAACGAGGCATGGGGCCTGCCGGAGGCTACCCGCGCACTCGCGGACGAGGTGGTGCGCGTTCCGATTCACGGCAGGGCCGAGAGCCTCAATCTCGCCACGGCCGCCGCCGTGTGCCTCTATGCCTCCGCTCGTGCGCAGCGCGCTCCCGCAGGGTGCCGCTCCGTCACATCGACCTAG
- the rplT gene encoding 50S ribosomal protein L20 → MARVKRAVNAHKKRRAILEQASGYRGQRSRLYRKAKEQVTHSLVYNYNDRKKRKGDFRQLWIQRINAAARANGMTYNRFIQGLKAANIEVDRKILADLAVNDAGAFAALVEAAQKALPSDVNAPKAA, encoded by the coding sequence GTGGCACGCGTCAAGCGGGCAGTCAACGCCCACAAGAAGCGCCGGGCGATCCTCGAGCAGGCCAGCGGCTACCGGGGCCAGCGCTCCCGCCTGTACCGCAAGGCCAAGGAGCAGGTCACCCACTCTCTGGTCTACAACTACAACGACCGCAAGAAGCGCAAGGGCGACTTCCGGCAGCTGTGGATCCAGCGCATCAACGCCGCTGCCCGCGCCAACGGCATGACGTACAACCGCTTCATCCAGGGTCTGAAGGCCGCCAACATCGAGGTGGACCGCAAGATCCTGGCCGACCTCGCCGTGAACGACGCCGGTGCGTTCGCCGCGCTGGTCGAGGCCGCGCAGAAGGCGCTGCCGAGCGACGTCAACGCGCCGAAGGCCGCGTAA
- the rpmI gene encoding 50S ribosomal protein L35 → MPKNKTHSGASKRFKLTGSGKVVRQRAGRRHLLEHKPSTLTRRLAGKVEMAPADAKKIKKLLGK, encoded by the coding sequence ATGCCGAAGAACAAGACGCACAGCGGTGCCAGCAAGCGCTTCAAGCTCACCGGCTCCGGCAAGGTGGTGCGCCAGCGCGCCGGTCGCCGCCACCTTCTCGAGCACAAGCCGTCCACGCTGACGCGCCGCCTGGCCGGAAAGGTCGAGATGGCCCCCGCCGACGCCAAGAAGATCAAGAAGCTTCTCGGCAAGTGA
- the infC gene encoding translation initiation factor IF-3, with product MSAEPRINDRIRVPEVRLVGPSGEQVGIVPLAKALELAQEYDLDLVEVAATARPPVCKLMDYGKFKYESAMKAREARKNQAHTVIKEMKLRPKIDPHDYDTKKGHVVRFLKQGDKVKITIMFRGREQSRPELGYRLLQRLAEDVQELGFVESNPKQDGRNMIMVLGPHKKKTEAMAEAREAQAARKAERQGVSVEEPAEEPAEA from the coding sequence ATCAGCGCCGAGCCCCGCATCAACGACCGGATTCGCGTCCCCGAGGTGCGACTCGTCGGTCCCAGTGGCGAGCAGGTCGGCATTGTGCCGCTTGCCAAGGCCCTGGAGCTTGCGCAGGAGTACGACCTCGACCTCGTCGAGGTGGCGGCGACCGCCCGTCCGCCGGTCTGCAAGCTCATGGACTACGGAAAGTTCAAATACGAGTCGGCCATGAAGGCCCGTGAAGCGCGCAAGAACCAGGCGCACACGGTCATCAAGGAGATGAAGCTCCGGCCGAAGATCGACCCGCACGACTACGACACCAAAAAGGGTCACGTCGTTCGGTTCCTCAAGCAGGGTGACAAGGTCAAGATCACGATCATGTTCCGTGGCCGTGAGCAGTCCCGGCCCGAGCTTGGCTACCGGCTGTTGCAGCGGCTCGCTGAGGACGTCCAGGAGCTGGGCTTCGTCGAGTCCAACCCCAAGCAGGACGGGCGCAACATGATCATGGTTCTCGGTCCGCACAAGAAGAAGACCGAGGCGATGGCCGAAGCCCGCGAGGCGCAGGCCGCCCGCAAGGCGGAGCGCCAGGGCGTCTCCGTCGAGGAGCCCGCCGAGGAGCCCGCCGAGGCGTGA
- a CDS encoding DUF1844 domain-containing protein produces the protein MSDANAGQPPAPDFDRMTRDIADVPAVEVITTVAVHLMSAAAVNLGLAEEGPQHKDLDEARKLINALAGLVAASATEISSFHAAPLRDGLKSLQLAFREASVVPDEPGQGPGEKFTGPVFG, from the coding sequence ATGAGCGACGCCAACGCCGGGCAGCCGCCGGCCCCCGACTTCGACCGGATGACCCGGGACATCGCGGATGTGCCCGCGGTCGAGGTGATCACCACGGTCGCGGTGCACCTGATGAGCGCCGCCGCGGTCAACCTGGGCCTGGCCGAGGAGGGCCCCCAGCACAAGGACCTGGACGAGGCGCGGAAGCTGATCAACGCCCTGGCCGGGCTGGTCGCGGCCAGCGCCACGGAGATCAGCTCCTTCCACGCCGCTCCGCTGCGGGACGGCCTGAAGTCCCTGCAGCTCGCCTTCCGCGAGGCGTCGGTGGTGCCGGACGAGCCGGGGCAGGGTCCCGGCGAGAAGTTCACCGGCCCGGTCTTCGGCTGA